In the genome of Metabacillus litoralis, the window GGTTGGAAAGCCTCATTTACTGGTGAACCATTATTTGAAGGAAATGTTCAAGACGACGGCAGCCTACTTTATGGAAATTATAATATTGTTGATGAAGTCTACAAGGCAGATATTATGTCTTTTGATGAGAATGGAACAAAAAAGAATCTTTGGACTGTAAAAGATCACCGAGTTGAACTAGGCGGCACAAAGAAGGACCCGCGAATTGTGACAATTAACTATACAAAGGGAGCTGTTACTTCCTACACAACCGATGGAAAAAAAGAATGGACTTATTCAGTAAATCAAAGCATGGAATTTGAAGATTTCTACCTAATTGGCGAAAACGGAACAGTTTACTTAGTTGTAAAAGATAAAATTCATGCTGTTTCATCTAGCGGTAAGCTTCTATATTCACTCTCTAAGCCGACTGGTGCCTGGGATATGAAACTAGGACCAAATGGATCAGTTTATGTGATAAATATCGACATAAACAATTGGAAAGATAGCACGCTAACAAAGTATTCGAATACAGGAAATGAAGAGTGGACTAACAGTCTAGCGATTGACAACCCAGAGATCAATTACATTAACCATTTTGAGCTACTGAAAGTTGATCATAATGTGTATGTAAATATCATTTATGGTGGAGATGATTATTTCTCTTCAATAGATACCCTTTATTCTTTTAATCCTGAGGGCGAAAAGAACTGGGAAGCAAATGATATTGGGTATGTATATGATTTACGTGAATATGGACTAAGCACTTTAATCTTAACTGGTTCACACTATTATTCTTTAGATGCTAATGGAAATATTCAAAAAGAGATTGAGATTATCCCTGACTTTTCGGATGACTATATTCACAGCAGCTTCTTCAGTTCTACTAACCAGCTTTATATGAATACTAGTGAATATATCGCAAGCATCACACCGAATGGCCAATTCAGTTGGCAATCAAATATTCCTTATACAGAGTGGGCATCTCTTTATCCACTTAATAACAAGATTCTATTTACTCCATTTGATGATAATAAAGCTTATGTTTATTCAAATAATGGAGACAAATTAGGAATATATAATTTGGGTTATACAGGTGGGTATATAAGATTATCAGCTGAAAATCCAAATACAAACACAATCTTCTTAACGCAAAGTGAGTATATTGAAAGTCTTGATCAAATTAAAACAACATTACATGCGTTAAAGTATTAGTTGATTATTATGGTAAGATTATAGAAAGAGGAAGGAACAGCTACATGGCTGTTTCTTTTTCTTATGTAGTTTACGGAAGGTGCGTCTAATGGTATTTATCATTTATCTTTTTTTATTGTTATCTCTCATAAGCTTCGGGCTTTACCCTAGTGAGTTAATGTACAAATATTCCCTCGTACTGTTTGCTTTCGTAGGGATTTATTTACTCATTCGTTTCATACGTCATCAACCTATTTATATTCCTCTATGGTTATTGCCGATACCTCTTTTATACTTGTTTACTCTGTTCTTTGGTGTTGAATCTGTTCAGGGGACCTTGGATCAATTTCTAGTTTGGAGTACGGTTATTGCTTTTGGCGTGTTAGTTATTCACCTAAAAAACCCCAGTCAGCAACTACCACTAATCCTTACTGCTCTAAGCTGGACAATGATTATAGGAACCTATTTTATTTTAATAAAAATCATTTCGTTTCCACATTTTATTTTACCTTTATCTAAGGAACTTTCCGGACTTGGTGAGCGCCTTGGAGGATTTTTGCAATACCCAAATGCTTTTGCATCCTTTCTTGCTGCCATCATTTTGTTTCATCTTGTCCAAGCTATGAAGGAGTCAAAAAAACATCTTTACTTCCTTCATAGTTTCATTGTCCTGCCGGCATGGCCTTTGTTTTTATTAACAGAGTCTCGAGGGGCATGGCTTCTATTTGCCGCAGTATGGGTGATGTCATTTTATGTTGTATCAGCAAATCGGCATGTACAATATTTTCTTTTATCCTCCTTTATGATTTCAGGTGGAACTCTTCTTTATATGTTATTTACGTTAAGTGGTACGATTAAAATTACATTTTTATCGATAATTTCACTGATGTTCTTAGGTATCATTGTTTGGATTGGAGACAGATTTAAAGTTTTAGAGAAAGTACCTAACCTTAAGAACCGTCATATCTTTCCACTAGCCCTAATAGTCTTTATCGTTTTAACAGTGAGTGACCTTTATTGGAAAGGATTGTTTTACAGAATCTTACCTGACTCCTTACAACGTCGTTTAGGATTTGATGTTGGTACGTTTTCAGAGCGAGTACTGTATTGGAAGGATTCGCTGGAACATTGGGAGCAATTTACCTGGATAGGACTTGGCGGAAAAGCCTGGCAGCTGTTCATGTATCGTATTCAATCTTCTCCGTATTTAACAAGTGAAGTTCATAATAGCTTTTTAAATATATGGATTGAAATTGGGATCGTTGGACTGATCTATGTTTGTATTATTTTAATTAAAGTTGGCTATCGTTTATTGCGTAGTCATGCAGCGGCGTTTCCTGCTTTTCTCTTTTTATTAATACACGGAATGTTGGAGTTTACTTTTTCCTATCCTTTCTTTTTACTTTTTCTGTTGTGTCTTTTAGTCACTCCAAAGAAGTTGGAGCTATCTTCTTTAAAAAACAAAATTGCGATATCAAGCACATTTATCCTTCTTGTTAGTAGTGCCTTGTTATCCTATCAATTTCTGAATGCCGATTCAGCGTATAAAGCAGCAAACAGTTCATTGACTAGAGAAGAAGCACAGCAATGGATTCTAAAGGCTATCGATAAAAACGCATGGGAAACTGATTATGTCCGCTTTGCCGTGGAAAATGAGTTGGTAATCGGAGATAAGAAATTAAGACTACTGGAACAGTCATTACAATATGAACCAAATCATGCTTGGTTGCTTTATCAAGCTGGTAAGGCTGCGGAAGAAACTGGAGATTTTAAGAAAGCAGAGGATTATTATGAGCTTTCTAAAGAGAATAACCGCTATCCTAATAGAAGGAATTGATTAAGGGAAAAGCTTTGTAGGAGAAAGATCCCACAAAGCTTTTTCTTTATATCTTAGTGTTTTGCATAAGATACTTTGCTATCTGCTTGAACGTAGTATCCGCCACCTACATGGATTTGATCTCCATCTACACTATAAACACGGTACATGTTACCTTTTTTAAGTGTTTTTTCAGCCTTACCATCTTTCATTAAAGAAGTATCAGCTTTAATAGTAACAAAACCAACATAGAATACTACTTTTGAATTATCATGCTTAACAGTATAGCCGCCACCTACGTCATACACACCGTCTTCTGAGCTAAATACGCGAATGCCTTCGCCAGCTTTTAACGTACGGAATACATCACCATTAGGCTTATACATAGTTGTGTCATTCTTAATTAAGATACGACCAATATGTTTACCTGTTTCTGGCTTTTCTTCATTGTCATCACCAGGTACATAGTTTTCTTCAAGAAGATCAAAGATAATTTTTGCTTGATCTGTATTGTCGATTAATCCAGCAAAACGCTCGCTTTGTGGACCATATGCATATACAGGTACATCTTCACCAGTGTGTCCACCAGTAGTCCAACCAGTAACAGAATGGTCATCTACGATTGCTTCAATTGCATTATCGATAGCTGTACCGTTTTTCGCAACAGCTGCATCTTTCACAGCCTGAATTTCTTCTTTAGTGATCTTGCTGTAGAAATCAGCTGCAATGTACTTTTTCATGATTCCTTCAACATCAGCTTTGTCGCCAGCAGCAAAGATTTCAGCTGCAATGAAGTCAGGAGTTTTTGAGAATGCTTTAATTGGTGCTACGTGGAAGTTATAGTCTCCATTTGGAGCAGCTTTTGTATTAGAACCTAGAGATAAACCACCAGTAGCATGGTCAGCAGTTGTAACAACTAATGTATGACCATCTTTTTCAGCAAAGTCGATTGCTGCTTTAAATGCTCTTTCGAAATCTTCCATTTCACTCATTGTGCCAACAACATCATTGTCATGCTCAGCCCAGTCGATTTGGCTTCCTTCAACCATTAAGAAGAAACCATCTTCATCTTTGCTTAAACGCTCGATTGCTGTTTCAGTCATTTCTTCTAAAGAAGGAATGCTGTCAGGACGGTCGATCATCTTTGGAAGACCACCATCAGCGAATAATCCTAAGATTTGCTCGCTATCATCGTTCATAAGCTCTTCTTTTGTTGATACAGTTGTATAACCTGCATCCGCGAATTCTCCTACAAGGTCACGCTTATCTTTACGAATATCAGCTGAGAAGTTTTTTAATCCTCCGCCAAGAAGAACGTCTAATTTATGTTGGCCATTTATTAGCTCATCAAAGTAGTCATCAGCGATTGCATCCATGTTTTTACGGCTCTCATCATGTGCACCATAAGCAGCTGGTGTAGCATGTGTAATCTCAGAAGTTGCAACTAAACCAGTTGCTTTCCCCATTTCTTTTGATTGCTCAAGAACTGTTTCGTATGGGTTTTTGTCGGCGTCCATACCGATTGCATTGTTATACGTTTTGATCCCTGATGCCATTGCTGTTGCTGCAGATGCAGAGTCAGTAATGTTTTGGGCAGGATCATCAGGATATGTAGTTTGCATACCTACTAAATACTTGTCGAATTCCGTTGGTTCCATTTCTTTTGTTTTCGGATTATTCTTCATGTAGCGGTGTGCCGCAACTGTAGATGGACCCATACCATCACCAATTAAAAAGATAACGTTTTTAATTTCTGGATCGCCTTTACTTTTCGCACTAGAAACAGTTGTGTTTGATGTTGCCCCAATAACACCCGCAATTGCTACTGAAGATAGAATTGTAACCGGGACTAATTTCTTGAAAAGATCTTTACTTTTCATTGCTCATCCTCCTACTAGTTATCATAAATACTAGTATTATATTAATAGAGTTTTGTTAACCAAGTGTTTATCTAATGTAAATTGTCGTAAAAATTATGTAAAAAATGTAAAAACATTGTCAAAACGTTGTTTACATTTTTCCATTGTGGGGAAGTTTGATTGTTTTTGATGAAAGTTTGCTATAATTCTAGTAACTCTATGAAAAGGTGGGAGTAAGGATGTTGATGCTAAGGAGAACCTTGTTACTAGTTATCCTGTTTTTTTGCTTCTCACAAGTACAGGCTTATGCTGGTTCCTGGGAAGTTCCATATAAAGATGCATTAAACGTAGCTAATCAATTAAAACAGAAGCAAGCAGCATTTGATAAAGCAATCAATCAAGGGAATATCGAGGTAGTTGATTCTTTATATGATGATTTTTCTGCTATGATCGGAAAAACAGAAAGAGCTATAGGAAAGGTTCCGCGCAGTTCAAAGCGGGAGTATTTGTTGAACGAATTTGTAAGACCAGCCAAAATTTCAAGAGAACGTGTCATTTATGAAGTATCACAGCTTCGTTTGCTAGAGCAAATCGATGCAAATGTGAAAAAAGGAAGCTTTAATGAAGCAAAAAGTTTACTAGCAAAGCTTGATCGTTTAAAGAAGAGAGCTGTTGAAATTAAGGATGCAGGTGGATATGCTTCGCTGCCTGTTGCTGTAAATAGCTATCTTGCAAACTATGAAAATACCTTAAGAAATCAAATTGAAACAGGTAGTGTACCGAGCCTTTATTCTTCTATTTATAATGGAATCTCTAGTATAAAACCTGAAATTAATGTTGGAAGTTTTTCAAAGGATTCAGCTGTTGTTTTTGAAACATTTAATTCTGTACTTCAAGATCATCCAGAGCTTTTTTATTTTAGCTATAAAGGGAGTTTGTTCTGGTCTGATGGCAGGTTTGAAATTAAGTATCTTTACTCTACGAGTACGATATTATCGATGAAGAGTCAGTTAGAGCAAAAGGCAAATCAGATTCTGGCTCAAACCATTACTCCTGGTATGACAGAGTACGAAAAGGTGAAAGCCATTCATGATTACCTAGTTTTGAACATGGCATATGATTATGATAATTATCTGCGAGGCTCTCTACCTGAAGACTCTTATAATGTGTATGGAGCACTTATAAAAGGGACAGCTGTTTGTGAGGGTTACACTGAAGCTATGATTTATTTGTTAAGTAAGTTGAATATTGAAACGAAGTATGTAACAGGTACAGCTAACGGTGGGGCTCATGCATGGAATAAAGTGAAGATTGATGGTGCGTGGTATAACGTCGACGCTACTTGGAATGATCCTGTTCCGGATAAGAAAGGGTATGTGCGTTATGATTACTTCCTGGTGACGGATAGTGAATTGGCGAAGGATCATAAGTGGGACAATGCTGGATTTCCGAAGGCGACGGATGGGCAGTATATGAAATAGGTGGTTTTTAGAATGGCGGGCAGTCCAATTTTTGTGAGATTGGGCTGTTTTTGTTTTGTGTGAGACTGTTAGAACTTATGGGGAAGGTGTTTTGTCGTTCATCTCCTTTATGAACGACAGTTTCTTCTTTTTTTGGTAGCGTTTTGTCGTTCATCTCCTTTATAAACGACAGTTTCTTCTTTTTTTGGTAGCGTTTTGTCGTTCACCTCCTTTATGAACGACAGTTTCCCCTTTTTTTGGTAGCGTTTTGTCGTTCATCTCCTTTATGAACGACAGTTTCCTCTTTTTTGGGTAGCGTTTTGTCGTTCATCTCCTTTATGAACGACAGTTTCCCCTTTTTTTGGTGAGCGTTTTGTCGTTCATCTCCTTTATGAACGACAGGTTCTTCTTTTTTTGGTAGCGTTTTGTCGTTCATCTCCTTTATGAACGACAGTTTCCTCTTTTTTTGGTAGCGTTTTGTCGTTCATCTCCTTTATGAACGACAGTTTCCTCTTTTTTTGGTAGCGTTTTGTCGTTCATCTCCTTTATGAACGACAGTTTCCCATTTTTTGGTAGCGTTTTGTCGTTCATCTCCTTTATGAACGACAGTTTCCTCTTTTTTGGTAGCGTTTTGTCGTTCATCTCCTTTATGAACGACAGTTTCCTCTTTTTTTGGTAGCGTTTTGTCGTTCATCTCCTTTATGAACGACAGTTTCCCCTTTTTTTGGTAGCGTTTTGTCGTTCATCTCCTTTATGAACGACAGTTTCCTCTTTTTTGGATTGTGGTTTGTCGTTCATCATCTAATGAAAACCAATTTCCCCAATTTTAACTCTCACCTTGGTCTTCATCTCCCACATGAAGACCATCTCACCCTTATTCCAGCACTACCTTGGTCTTCATCTCCCACATGAAGACCATCTCACCCTTATTCCAACACCACCTTGGTCTTCATCTTCCTTATGATGACCATCTCATCCTTATTCCAACACCACCTTGGTCTTCATCTTCCTCATAAAGACCACCTCCCCCCATTTCCACCACCACTTTTATCTTCACCCAACTTAAGAAGACCCTCCACCACCACTCTGGTCTTCATCTGCTAAAAAACAACTACTTCCCTTCCTCCCATTAAACAAAAAACGCCCAGGCCACCACAAGGCCTGAGCATTCCCTCAAAATCTAATTACTGTTCCTCATCCGAATCACTCGTCACCACCGACGAACCGCCATTCAAAAACGCATCCAACGCCGCTTTATTCTCTTCCATATCAATTTCCAATACAGAACCTGCGTGAGAATAACTTTTACTTGTATACGAGCCTTCAACCGGAATTGTCATTGTCTCAATGTCCTCAGGTGTGTTTAAAACAAAGTCTTTTAAAATCCCAATTACTTCAGCACCATCAACATTTGTTTCAATATATGGCTGTACCGTTCCAATTAATTTAGGAAGCTTCGTAACACCATTTACACTAATTAATTCGTCTTTTAAAGCATTAATTACTTTCTGTTGACGTTCAACTCGTCCAAAGTCACCTTTCGCATCCGCGCGGTATCGTGCATAACCAAGCAGCTCTGCTCCATCAAGCATTTGCACACCAGGCTCTAAGCTGACACCGATGTTTTTGGACATGCTTTGTTCAACGTCCATCTCGATTCCTTCTGGTGCAAGTGTATCGACAACCTGCTGGAAGCCTTTGAAGTCAACAAGTGCATAATAATGAAGATCGATTCCAAAGTTTTCTTGAATTGTTTTCCTTAATAATTCAGGGCCACCTAAGAAGTAAGCTGTGTTTACTTTATAGTTTTTGTAATCCGGTATTTCAACATACGTATCACGCATGATCGATACAAGCTTGGCTGTTCCTTCTTTTGTATCATATTGAGCAATCATGATTGTATCAGTACGCGACTTTTCTTCCCCTCGAGAATCAATCCCGAGTAACAGAACATTGATTTTTCCTAACTTATCGACTGCTGCTCCGTCAAAGTCAGTAGCAGCATTTTTATCAAAGCCCTCACCTGCTGCCTGCAGGCCAGTGTAATATTGATAAAAAATATAACCAGCAAAACCAAGTATAAGAACTAGAAGGAAGAAAAACCCTCTAACAAATTTCTTTTTCTTTTTTTTCTTTCTATGACGATCTTGTCTTTTATTCATCGTTTATCCTCTTTCGTAATAGATAGTAGATTACTAATAAGTAATTGTATCATTTTTTTCTTATTTTGAAAGTTAAATTTAAGGCACATTTGGGAATTTTAAACAAATATTACCCTTGTATTCTATTTGGTTTGTCTATAGACTTAAATTTAATGATTTTATCGTAGATTTATATAGTAGAAGAAAACGGTATTGGAGGGTATTTTTTTGAAGAAGCAGCTATTATTTTTCCTGGCACTTGTGGTTTGTTTTGCGATCATTCCACAACATTCAAATGCAGCCAGTCAACTGAATGGCTTTGATTCTATGAAACAAATTAGTGATGGAAACCAGATCATCCTTGTGAATAACAATGGTGGTATCGGTGCTGTTGTCACAACATATGAAAAAATAAACGGCGAGTGGAGAAAAGCTCTTCCAACTATGTCGGCCGTCGTTGGTAAAAGCGGTATTTCGACTAAGCAAAAAGAAGGTGACGGAATTACACCAACTGGAGTGTACTCTCTTGGCACCGCTTTTGGCTGGGGTGAAAAGCCAAATGGTGTGAAGCTCCCATTCCGATCTACCACAGCAAATGATTATTGGATTGATGACCCAGCTTCACCTGATTACAACAAATGGGTCACTTATAACGGAAACCCTACTACACGTTGGAATTCCTATGAAATTTTAAAGCAGCCTCTTTACAAATATGCAGTAGCGATTAACTACAATACGAACCCGATAGTGAAAGGAAAAGGAAGTGCAATTTTCTTACATGTTTGGAGAAACTCAACAAGTCCAACAGCAGGTTGTGTTGCTCTTGCAGAAGAAAATGTTAAGAAGCTTTTAACATGGATTGATCCTGAGAAAAAGCCGATAGTTGTGATTGGAAAGACAAGTCAAATTAACAGTCTTTTAAATGATCATGCTGAAAAAGCAGCAAGTCAAGCTGTAGCAGATGCTCAAATAAATTCCAACAAGCTAAGAGGGAAATACGTTGCATCTTCTATAGAAGAAGTAACACTTTCTCCACAATTTAGTTCAAATTATTCAGCTGCGAAAACAGCTATTTTAAACGCACAAGCAAAAATCAACCTCCTTCAAAGTGTGAAAAAACATGAGCTACAACAAGGGCTAGATGCCGTTAAACCCTATCAAATAAGATCAGCTCAATTTATTGATGCTATTAATTATGGAAAAAATGAAGTAGAACCTACGAGAAACAACGTTTATGAGTTTGTACAAAATGATGCATTTTCTCCTGAACTAGTTACATCGTATCATCTATTATCAGCTGAAATTAGAAAGGAAGAGCTCATAATAGGGAAGGTTTATGGAAGTGAAACACGCAAATACATGGCTGAGGCACTTGTAAAGCAAGCAAAA includes:
- a CDS encoding PQQ-like beta-propeller repeat protein — its product is MKKALFLLTAIFTLIFSANITHAAAKDDAKALGQGLLKKLSSFEQTINAGDIEDIHNQYDAMSNEIKKTERAIGKVSGKSNRDQLNNTYVRPAKIARERVIYEVSQYRLLLIIEKQYIEGQLDKVQSNLEKLERLKKRAVEIKEAGGYKAVPETITNTLTEWESNIESELNTSNPEDGWKASFTGEPLFEGNVQDDGSLLYGNYNIVDEVYKADIMSFDENGTKKNLWTVKDHRVELGGTKKDPRIVTINYTKGAVTSYTTDGKKEWTYSVNQSMEFEDFYLIGENGTVYLVVKDKIHAVSSSGKLLYSLSKPTGAWDMKLGPNGSVYVINIDINNWKDSTLTKYSNTGNEEWTNSLAIDNPEINYINHFELLKVDHNVYVNIIYGGDDYFSSIDTLYSFNPEGEKNWEANDIGYVYDLREYGLSTLILTGSHYYSLDANGNIQKEIEIIPDFSDDYIHSSFFSSTNQLYMNTSEYIASITPNGQFSWQSNIPYTEWASLYPLNNKILFTPFDDNKAYVYSNNGDKLGIYNLGYTGGYIRLSAENPNTNTIFLTQSEYIESLDQIKTTLHALKY
- a CDS encoding O-antigen ligase family protein yields the protein MVFIIYLFLLLSLISFGLYPSELMYKYSLVLFAFVGIYLLIRFIRHQPIYIPLWLLPIPLLYLFTLFFGVESVQGTLDQFLVWSTVIAFGVLVIHLKNPSQQLPLILTALSWTMIIGTYFILIKIISFPHFILPLSKELSGLGERLGGFLQYPNAFASFLAAIILFHLVQAMKESKKHLYFLHSFIVLPAWPLFLLTESRGAWLLFAAVWVMSFYVVSANRHVQYFLLSSFMISGGTLLYMLFTLSGTIKITFLSIISLMFLGIIVWIGDRFKVLEKVPNLKNRHIFPLALIVFIVLTVSDLYWKGLFYRILPDSLQRRLGFDVGTFSERVLYWKDSLEHWEQFTWIGLGGKAWQLFMYRIQSSPYLTSEVHNSFLNIWIEIGIVGLIYVCIILIKVGYRLLRSHAAAFPAFLFLLIHGMLEFTFSYPFFLLFLLCLLVTPKKLELSSLKNKIAISSTFILLVSSALLSYQFLNADSAYKAANSSLTREEAQQWILKAIDKNAWETDYVRFAVENELVIGDKKLRLLEQSLQYEPNHAWLLYQAGKAAEETGDFKKAEDYYELSKENNRYPNRRN
- a CDS encoding LCP family protein, translating into MNKRQDRHRKKKKKKKFVRGFFFLLVLILGFAGYIFYQYYTGLQAAGEGFDKNAATDFDGAAVDKLGKINVLLLGIDSRGEEKSRTDTIMIAQYDTKEGTAKLVSIMRDTYVEIPDYKNYKVNTAYFLGGPELLRKTIQENFGIDLHYYALVDFKGFQQVVDTLAPEGIEMDVEQSMSKNIGVSLEPGVQMLDGAELLGYARYRADAKGDFGRVERQQKVINALKDELISVNGVTKLPKLIGTVQPYIETNVDGAEVIGILKDFVLNTPEDIETMTIPVEGSYTSKSYSHAGSVLEIDMEENKAALDAFLNGGSSVVTSDSDEEQ
- a CDS encoding transglutaminase domain-containing protein, encoding MLMLRRTLLLVILFFCFSQVQAYAGSWEVPYKDALNVANQLKQKQAAFDKAINQGNIEVVDSLYDDFSAMIGKTERAIGKVPRSSKREYLLNEFVRPAKISRERVIYEVSQLRLLEQIDANVKKGSFNEAKSLLAKLDRLKKRAVEIKDAGGYASLPVAVNSYLANYENTLRNQIETGSVPSLYSSIYNGISSIKPEINVGSFSKDSAVVFETFNSVLQDHPELFYFSYKGSLFWSDGRFEIKYLYSTSTILSMKSQLEQKANQILAQTITPGMTEYEKVKAIHDYLVLNMAYDYDNYLRGSLPEDSYNVYGALIKGTAVCEGYTEAMIYLLSKLNIETKYVTGTANGGAHAWNKVKIDGAWYNVDATWNDPVPDKKGYVRYDYFLVTDSELAKDHKWDNAGFPKATDGQYMK
- a CDS encoding L,D-transpeptidase family protein codes for the protein MKKQLLFFLALVVCFAIIPQHSNAASQLNGFDSMKQISDGNQIILVNNNGGIGAVVTTYEKINGEWRKALPTMSAVVGKSGISTKQKEGDGITPTGVYSLGTAFGWGEKPNGVKLPFRSTTANDYWIDDPASPDYNKWVTYNGNPTTRWNSYEILKQPLYKYAVAINYNTNPIVKGKGSAIFLHVWRNSTSPTAGCVALAEENVKKLLTWIDPEKKPIVVIGKTSQINSLLNDHAEKAASQAVADAQINSNKLRGKYVASSIEEVTLSPQFSSNYSAAKTAILNAQAKINLLQSVKKHELQQGLDAVKPYQIRSAQFIDAINYGKNEVEPTRNNVYEFVQNDAFSPELVTSYHLLSAEIRKEELIIGKVYGSETRKYMAEALVKQAKIVRETVIYEVSIYELLNKINHLISQSDQTTALRELEKLDRLKNRAVEIKEAGNKLYPGKYPDLPGMKFFLETYEAETRSKLN